One segment of Rubripirellula amarantea DNA contains the following:
- a CDS encoding CheR family methyltransferase has product MSKSARPLVVAVGSSAGGVEAFTEFVKALGETPGFAVAFIQHLDAASKSLLVDLLAASTSLTIKEVTARTKVKLNTIYLAPPGILLTLRKGFLVPEESDDADRHVASIDQFFHSVADDQGERGLGVVLSGAGSDGTLGLKAISDCGGMTFAQDAASAKFDSMPRNAATTGVADHVLPPADIAAELIKYARYLEQSKGLMQTTAHMDTIEQAIPKITEQLLRVTGHNFQHYKISTLGRRIHRRMQILKISQVRRYVEQVQNDPDEAGSLFRELLIGVTAFFRDPDSFEELAKQVIPKLFLRRQSNDPVRIWIPGCATGEEAYTMAILCREHLDTIEGDYAVQIVASDIDVRALDIARKGSYPIGIVDHVSEERLDRFFVKKGKRYHVKKEIRESVLFSPHNLISDPPFSRQDLVSCRNLLIYLGPHLQKKLIPLFHYALRPGGYLFLGPSESMTSHKELFRSVNEKHRISQRKGTAIGKTPQAVSKVPAVGSYHPLGSSSLDDDKTDAVQIMQRIILDEFAPKSVVVDEDGHVICSSGEMNKYLSTGEGAFSNRIVKMARRGLRIGLRAALLEAKAKRRRIVHENLSVETDEGKQPVMITVQPMMRIGEDSGLFLVVFHDVGLPIEGIGNRKDANGASDDESETANVLTSSATDMEVMVEQLERELATARDDLENSMQEMEAANEELKSSNEELLSMNEELQSANEELESSKEEILCSSEAVARANSDLENLLRSTRIATIFLDEDYSIRSFTPAATDLYGLIPTDIGRPLTQLVPYVQEMPALPDASVLDGENPVKHTVLGTNGRTYIRRVLPYQDQSGQSRGIVVTFTDVTDLKESQDRLLANQAELAQAKVKMDLAMEVSGVASWTWDFETNQPFADSNLNRLWGFNADEKPSLEDLVGRIGEEHRERIGSALENVFERGGPYDQEHTVHLPSGKTRWVRAFGRANSPTESPREFAGIVTDITDRKAFELDLKQRESHFRSMTDGLPLMVWTNDELGRHQVVNRAFCEFFGINADETEDLSWRKLLHEADVEIYLSQFARCVAERSNFHAEVRARRADGQWRWIESWGQPRFSSTGDYIGHIGASADVTDRVEAVRDLAENRRRLALAMNAARMGSFVWDRISNELIWDEEWMRAVGLQQEIAHTGDAFFDRVHPEDLAELHRNIARSRDSGSDFKAEFRIIRDDGELRWLAGVGNWILDGVPKGEKPCKLAGLNWDITEQKEYENEIRLNEERLRVAAGAAGFGMFHVDIDNNHVDWSDEFCRLVGIDPNSNLDMAIGDMPDFVHPADAEKVRISVQKILDDLEEPDHWFNHRILKKSGEVRHVRVQTRSLYEGEGDNKRMKMLVGTLLDVTQQKEYETKLRKQKRIAEIANASKSEFVANMSHEIRTPMTAILGYADLLQDHIHSEEARDHLSTIRRNGDYLLEIINDILDLSKIEAGKLDIDLERFRPEQIIEDVRSIMEVRAKERGLELEVRYEGQIPRIIESDGKRLKQILINLVGNALKFTHDGRVEMVISMRDDKLGIDVIDSGIGMSSEQQDRLFQPFTQADSLITQQFGGTGLGLAISQRLAAMLGGAISCESKLGCGSKFTVTFSTGNFPGMEMIQPGSLAETSPSSALNGESVVLDCEILIVDDRRDIRFLSKQILSKAGAKITEAEDGLLGIQAVKKRMANGSNFDLILLDMQMPNLDGYETAKQLRQMGFLSPIIALTADAMQGDMNRCIQSGCNDYLSKPIDKGAMLQMVSRFLFD; this is encoded by the coding sequence ATGAGTAAGTCAGCACGGCCACTTGTCGTCGCCGTTGGTTCTTCAGCAGGTGGTGTGGAGGCTTTCACCGAATTTGTCAAAGCGCTAGGGGAAACTCCAGGGTTTGCCGTTGCATTCATCCAGCATCTTGATGCGGCATCAAAATCATTACTCGTTGACTTGTTAGCCGCCAGCACATCGCTGACGATCAAAGAAGTAACCGCTCGAACCAAGGTCAAGCTCAACACGATTTACCTTGCTCCGCCGGGAATTCTGCTGACGTTGCGAAAGGGTTTCTTGGTGCCCGAAGAATCCGATGATGCTGATCGACATGTTGCCTCGATTGACCAGTTTTTTCACTCCGTGGCTGATGATCAGGGTGAACGCGGATTGGGAGTTGTGTTGTCGGGGGCGGGAAGCGATGGCACACTCGGTTTGAAAGCGATTAGCGATTGTGGCGGGATGACGTTCGCCCAAGACGCTGCGTCAGCAAAGTTTGATTCAATGCCTCGGAATGCGGCAACCACTGGCGTTGCTGATCACGTCCTGCCGCCGGCCGACATCGCGGCGGAACTGATCAAGTACGCTCGGTATCTTGAGCAATCCAAAGGCTTGATGCAAACCACCGCTCACATGGACACCATCGAGCAAGCGATCCCTAAGATTACCGAACAGCTTCTGCGAGTCACGGGACATAACTTTCAGCATTACAAGATCAGCACGCTCGGACGAAGAATTCATCGGCGGATGCAGATTTTGAAAATCTCGCAAGTGCGTCGCTATGTTGAACAAGTGCAAAACGATCCCGACGAAGCGGGATCGCTGTTTCGTGAGTTACTGATCGGCGTCACGGCGTTCTTTCGCGATCCTGATTCATTTGAAGAATTGGCCAAGCAGGTCATTCCCAAATTGTTTCTGCGGCGGCAATCTAATGATCCGGTACGGATCTGGATCCCTGGCTGCGCGACGGGCGAAGAAGCCTACACGATGGCCATTCTGTGCCGTGAGCACCTCGATACGATCGAGGGTGATTACGCCGTTCAGATCGTAGCCAGCGACATTGATGTCCGTGCGCTAGACATAGCACGCAAAGGGTCTTACCCCATCGGAATTGTCGATCATGTATCCGAAGAGCGTCTGGATCGGTTCTTCGTTAAGAAAGGCAAACGCTACCACGTCAAGAAAGAGATCCGCGAGAGCGTCTTGTTCTCGCCCCACAATTTGATCAGCGACCCGCCCTTTTCGCGTCAGGACTTGGTTTCGTGTCGCAATCTGCTGATCTACCTCGGTCCTCATCTGCAGAAGAAACTGATACCGCTGTTTCACTATGCGTTGCGTCCGGGCGGCTATTTGTTTTTGGGGCCAAGCGAGAGCATGACTTCGCACAAAGAATTGTTTCGTAGCGTCAACGAGAAGCATCGAATCAGCCAGCGCAAAGGAACTGCGATTGGTAAAACGCCTCAGGCCGTATCGAAAGTGCCAGCGGTCGGGTCTTACCATCCACTGGGAAGTTCCTCTTTGGACGATGATAAGACAGACGCTGTTCAAATCATGCAGCGAATCATCTTGGATGAGTTTGCACCCAAGTCAGTAGTGGTTGATGAAGACGGACACGTGATTTGTTCGTCGGGGGAAATGAACAAGTACTTGTCGACCGGTGAAGGAGCGTTTTCGAACCGGATCGTCAAAATGGCCCGTCGCGGCTTGCGAATCGGTCTTCGTGCGGCCCTTCTGGAAGCGAAAGCCAAACGTCGGCGCATCGTGCATGAGAACCTGTCCGTTGAAACCGACGAGGGCAAACAACCCGTTATGATCACCGTTCAACCGATGATGCGGATCGGCGAAGACAGCGGGCTATTTCTTGTGGTTTTCCATGACGTTGGTCTACCGATTGAAGGGATCGGGAATCGCAAAGACGCCAATGGCGCAAGCGACGACGAATCCGAAACGGCTAATGTACTGACAAGTTCAGCGACCGACATGGAGGTCATGGTCGAACAACTTGAACGCGAACTGGCAACGGCTCGTGACGATCTCGAAAATTCGATGCAGGAGATGGAAGCGGCCAACGAAGAATTGAAGTCGTCCAACGAAGAACTGTTGTCGATGAACGAGGAACTGCAATCGGCCAACGAAGAGTTAGAGTCATCCAAAGAAGAGATTCTTTGCAGCAGCGAAGCGGTCGCACGAGCGAACAGCGATCTCGAAAACTTGTTGCGAAGTACTCGGATCGCGACGATTTTCCTAGACGAGGATTACTCAATCCGCAGCTTCACGCCGGCCGCGACTGATCTCTACGGGCTAATTCCAACCGACATCGGCAGGCCGCTTACCCAGTTGGTGCCCTATGTCCAAGAAATGCCCGCGCTTCCCGACGCAAGCGTTCTTGATGGTGAAAACCCGGTTAAGCACACCGTTCTAGGAACTAATGGGCGAACCTACATCCGCCGAGTATTACCCTATCAAGATCAAAGTGGCCAAAGCAGAGGCATCGTGGTTACGTTCACGGATGTGACGGACTTGAAGGAAAGCCAAGACCGACTCCTGGCCAATCAAGCTGAACTCGCTCAGGCAAAGGTCAAGATGGACCTCGCGATGGAAGTCAGCGGAGTTGCATCCTGGACGTGGGACTTCGAAACCAACCAGCCGTTTGCTGACTCTAATTTGAATCGGCTTTGGGGATTTAACGCCGACGAAAAACCTTCTCTTGAGGATCTTGTTGGGCGGATCGGGGAAGAGCATCGAGAGCGAATCGGCAGCGCCCTTGAAAACGTTTTCGAACGCGGTGGTCCCTATGACCAAGAACACACGGTTCACCTGCCAAGCGGGAAAACACGTTGGGTACGCGCGTTCGGTCGCGCGAACTCACCGACCGAATCTCCACGCGAATTTGCCGGGATCGTGACCGATATTACAGACCGGAAAGCATTCGAGCTCGACTTGAAGCAACGAGAATCTCACTTTCGGTCCATGACGGACGGCTTGCCGTTGATGGTGTGGACCAACGACGAACTAGGTCGACATCAAGTAGTCAATCGAGCTTTCTGTGAATTCTTCGGTATCAATGCCGACGAGACGGAAGACTTGTCTTGGCGAAAACTACTGCACGAAGCGGACGTCGAAATTTACTTGAGCCAATTTGCTCGCTGCGTTGCCGAGCGATCGAATTTTCACGCCGAGGTTCGTGCGCGACGTGCCGATGGTCAATGGAGATGGATCGAATCGTGGGGGCAGCCTCGGTTTTCGTCCACCGGCGACTACATCGGTCACATCGGAGCGAGCGCGGATGTGACGGATCGAGTTGAGGCGGTTCGGGATTTGGCCGAGAACCGACGTCGACTGGCTTTGGCCATGAACGCGGCAAGGATGGGGTCGTTCGTTTGGGATCGGATATCCAACGAACTCATTTGGGACGAGGAATGGATGCGTGCGGTAGGTCTGCAGCAAGAAATCGCTCACACCGGAGATGCGTTTTTCGATCGGGTTCACCCGGAAGACTTGGCTGAACTTCACCGCAACATTGCTCGAAGCCGAGACAGCGGCAGCGACTTCAAAGCCGAGTTTCGGATCATTCGCGACGACGGTGAATTGCGATGGCTAGCAGGCGTAGGCAACTGGATCCTTGACGGTGTGCCCAAGGGCGAAAAGCCATGCAAGTTGGCCGGGCTCAATTGGGATATCACCGAACAAAAGGAATACGAAAATGAAATACGTCTGAACGAAGAACGATTAAGAGTCGCGGCGGGGGCTGCTGGGTTTGGAATGTTCCACGTCGACATTGACAACAATCACGTCGATTGGTCGGACGAGTTTTGTCGGCTGGTAGGAATTGATCCCAATTCCAATTTGGATATGGCAATCGGTGATATGCCTGACTTTGTCCATCCTGCCGATGCCGAGAAAGTACGCATCAGTGTTCAGAAAATTCTTGACGATCTCGAAGAGCCAGATCATTGGTTCAATCACCGGATCCTGAAGAAATCGGGCGAAGTACGCCATGTACGCGTTCAAACTCGATCATTGTACGAAGGAGAAGGCGACAACAAGCGTATGAAGATGTTGGTCGGAACGCTTCTGGATGTAACTCAGCAAAAAGAATACGAAACCAAACTTCGTAAGCAAAAGCGAATCGCAGAAATCGCCAACGCGTCCAAGAGTGAATTTGTTGCCAACATGTCGCACGAGATCCGTACTCCGATGACAGCAATCCTTGGGTACGCTGATCTATTACAAGATCATATTCATAGTGAAGAGGCACGAGACCATCTAAGCACCATTCGTCGTAATGGCGACTACCTGCTTGAGATCATTAATGACATTCTCGATCTTTCGAAGATCGAAGCTGGCAAGTTAGACATCGATCTAGAGCGATTTCGACCCGAGCAAATCATTGAAGATGTACGAAGCATCATGGAAGTTCGCGCCAAAGAAAGAGGCTTGGAGCTAGAAGTCCGCTACGAAGGTCAGATACCGCGTATCATCGAAAGTGACGGCAAGCGGCTAAAGCAAATTTTGATCAACCTGGTAGGCAACGCACTGAAGTTCACGCATGACGGCCGAGTAGAAATGGTGATTTCGATGCGGGATGACAAGCTTGGAATCGATGTGATTGATTCCGGGATTGGGATGTCTTCCGAGCAACAAGACAGATTGTTCCAACCATTCACACAGGCTGATTCTCTAATCACGCAGCAGTTTGGTGGGACTGGGTTGGGGCTCGCGATCAGTCAGCGGTTAGCGGCGATGCTCGGCGGGGCGATTTCGTGCGAAAGTAAATTGGGATGCGGAAGTAAGTTCACAGTGACGTTCAGCACGGGAAATTTCCCGGGGATGGAGATGATTCAACCGGGATCGCTAGCTGAAACCTCGCCCTCGTCCGCCTTGAACGGTGAATCCGTTGTACTGGATTGTGAGATATTGATTGTCGATGATCGCCGCGACATCCGTTTCCTGAGTAAGCAAATCCTGTCCAAAGCAGGCGCGAAGATTACCGAGGCCGAGGATGGACTGCTTGGAATCCAAGCCGTCAAGAAGCGCATGGCCAATGGATCTAATTTCGACCTGATCTTGTTAGATATGCAAATGCCAAACTTGGACGGCTACGAAACGGCGAAGCAACTTCGCCAAATGGGCTTCTTGTCGCCGATCATCGCATTGACTGCTGACGCAATGCAGGGGGACATGAATCGCTGCATCCAAAGTGGTTGCAACGACTACCTAAGTAAACCGATCGACAAAGGGGCCATGCTCCAAATGGTCAGCCGCTTCTTGTTCGATTGA
- a CDS encoding YqaE/Pmp3 family membrane protein has protein sequence MSTTITNQNTLLKVVLAILLPPLAVFMDKGIGTQFFLNVVLTLIGFWIVGVIHALIVVL, from the coding sequence ATGTCAACCACGATCACCAATCAAAACACTCTTCTTAAAGTTGTCCTTGCGATCTTGCTGCCACCGTTGGCGGTGTTCATGGACAAAGGTATTGGAACACAGTTTTTCTTGAACGTTGTTCTGACACTGATCGGATTTTGGATCGTCGGCGTCATTCACGCGTTGATCGTTGTTCTGTAA
- a CDS encoding PAS domain-containing sensor histidine kinase, protein MSEFLVKFFDTGDFPARWQCGNWSDFLGWLHIGSDLATFAAYYAIPIVLVYFARKRRDFPFKRIFWLFAAFISACGTVHLIEAVIFYYPIYRISGLMKLFTAIVSWGTVIALIRYLPLVMHYPSLADTNERLKKEIIHRQKVERDLLASQAELLSQKSEMDLMYKAAPVGMSLVGPDLRYIRINDRLADIHGLSREAHLGKRIRDVLPDLGQKIERFYQRILKTGEAQLDNEITGTTDASSKRRTWLASYYPLKGEDGVIHSISAVVQDITQRKETERRLKQSEAAALAASQSKSEFLANMSHEIRTPMAAILGYADVLLGHLKDPDNRNCVLIMKRNGEHLLELINDILDLSRIEAGKMDVEEEPVALPHLVADIESLMQVRAEEKKVIFEVDFEGHIPHTIKTDPTRLRQVLINLIGNAIKFTDEGEVRLKVKFIEGDETPLIEFAIIDTGIGMSPDQIDRLFKPFSQGDSSVTRQYGGSGLGLAISQRLVQMLNGKMELESKVGEGSTFYVHLPVSSIGELELVKPDLLVKSSEPRDLLAETPKLTGRILVVDDRRDVRHISQHFLEKAGATVSTAEDGQEGIDMAIAARDAGKPFDLVVMDMQMPNVDGMQAVAELRSAGIEWPIVALTADAMKGDRDKCLNGGCDDYLSKPIDHAKLIQMAAKFTQSVTADELRQMRSERAAKLHRTLTQHSSNE, encoded by the coding sequence ATGAGCGAGTTCCTTGTCAAGTTCTTTGATACCGGGGACTTCCCGGCCCGTTGGCAGTGTGGCAATTGGTCAGACTTTCTAGGTTGGCTTCACATCGGTAGCGATCTTGCGACGTTTGCTGCGTACTACGCGATTCCGATCGTGTTGGTTTACTTCGCACGCAAGCGTCGTGATTTCCCATTCAAGAGAATCTTTTGGTTATTCGCTGCATTCATTTCGGCATGCGGAACCGTTCACCTGATCGAAGCTGTCATTTTCTACTATCCGATCTACCGTATTTCCGGGCTGATGAAATTGTTTACCGCGATCGTGTCTTGGGGCACCGTGATAGCGTTAATTCGATACCTACCGTTGGTGATGCACTATCCATCGCTCGCCGATACGAATGAACGTTTGAAGAAAGAGATTATTCATCGGCAAAAGGTAGAACGTGATTTGTTGGCCTCGCAAGCAGAACTGCTGAGCCAGAAGAGCGAAATGGATTTGATGTACAAAGCCGCGCCGGTCGGGATGTCACTTGTCGGACCAGACCTGCGTTACATACGAATCAATGATCGATTGGCAGACATTCATGGACTGTCGCGCGAAGCTCACCTGGGAAAACGAATTCGCGACGTGTTGCCCGATTTAGGGCAAAAGATTGAGCGTTTCTATCAGCGAATTTTGAAGACGGGGGAAGCCCAGCTAGACAATGAAATTACGGGGACCACGGACGCGTCGTCGAAACGCCGTACTTGGTTAGCTAGTTACTATCCTTTGAAAGGCGAGGATGGAGTCATTCATTCGATCAGCGCAGTGGTTCAGGATATCACCCAGCGCAAGGAAACTGAGCGACGACTCAAACAGAGTGAAGCAGCGGCTTTAGCGGCGAGTCAGTCCAAGAGTGAGTTCTTGGCCAACATGTCTCATGAGATACGAACGCCCATGGCTGCAATTCTGGGTTATGCAGACGTGTTGCTTGGTCACTTGAAAGACCCGGATAATCGCAATTGCGTCTTGATCATGAAACGCAATGGCGAACACCTGTTGGAATTGATCAACGACATATTGGATTTGTCTCGCATCGAAGCGGGCAAGATGGACGTTGAGGAAGAGCCGGTGGCATTGCCTCATCTTGTAGCCGACATCGAATCGTTGATGCAGGTTCGTGCGGAGGAAAAGAAGGTCATCTTTGAGGTCGATTTTGAAGGCCATATTCCGCACACGATCAAAACGGATCCCACGCGACTGCGGCAAGTGCTTATCAATCTGATCGGCAACGCAATCAAGTTCACCGACGAAGGCGAAGTGCGTTTGAAGGTGAAGTTCATTGAAGGCGATGAAACGCCATTGATCGAATTTGCAATCATCGACACTGGCATCGGCATGTCACCAGATCAGATAGACCGATTGTTTAAACCGTTCTCACAGGGCGATTCGTCCGTCACGCGGCAATATGGTGGAAGCGGTTTGGGTTTGGCAATCAGCCAGCGATTGGTGCAAATGCTGAACGGGAAAATGGAGTTAGAAAGCAAGGTAGGCGAGGGAAGTACGTTCTACGTTCATTTACCGGTCTCCTCGATCGGTGAATTGGAACTGGTCAAACCTGATTTGTTGGTGAAATCAAGCGAACCTCGAGATCTGCTTGCCGAAACACCTAAGCTTACCGGTAGGATTCTCGTCGTCGACGACCGAAGAGACGTCCGCCACATTAGCCAGCACTTCTTAGAGAAGGCTGGTGCGACGGTTTCGACGGCGGAAGATGGACAAGAGGGAATCGACATGGCGATTGCCGCTCGTGACGCTGGCAAACCTTTCGACCTAGTGGTCATGGACATGCAAATGCCCAATGTTGACGGCATGCAGGCGGTCGCTGAACTTCGGTCCGCTGGTATCGAATGGCCCATCGTCGCGTTGACTGCCGACGCAATGAAGGGTGATCGCGATAAATGCCTTAACGGTGGTTGCGATGACTATCTCTCCAAACCCATCGACCATGCAAAGCTAATCCAAATGGCGGCTAAGTTCACCCAGTCCGTAACGGCGGACGAACTACGTCAAATGCGATCCGAACGTGCGGCAAAGTTGCACCGAACTCTAACCCAGCATTCATCGAATGAGTAA